One genomic segment of Desulfomicrobium sp. ZS1 includes these proteins:
- a CDS encoding Wadjet anti-phage system protein JetD domain-containing protein, with protein MTWTTPADLKAKVQKLWNCGALLTSVAEGRSMFPLRLALKTPGSRELSERFQEVRAWIALLSSAAGPYRIEWRSINHRILGSNEIPAAVYIDTLEDALGLIEKRRAAERFVALVDLTGERLPALIPWMTKRPLRTLELAEDWPRLLEIVDWLLTHPRPRIYLRQVDLPGIHTKLIEGHRGVLTELLELVLPEEAIDTSHTGIGGFCRRYGFLDKPSRVRFRVLDSNFRLLPVKTDQDITLTQASFASLDVPLSKIFITENEINFLSFPPVPNAMVLFGAGYGFDNLATTPWLNCKDIYYWGDIDTHGFAILNQLRGLFPHAVSFLMDRQTLLAHRTLWGLEAKPETGPLKRLNPEECALYDQLRKNHWGDRVRLEQERIGFDFLRDVLRCHAAL; from the coding sequence ATGACGTGGACAACCCCGGCTGACCTGAAAGCGAAGGTTCAAAAACTCTGGAATTGCGGCGCGCTACTCACCTCGGTTGCCGAGGGGCGGTCAATGTTCCCACTGCGTTTGGCACTCAAAACTCCGGGTTCCCGAGAGTTGAGTGAACGGTTTCAAGAAGTACGAGCCTGGATCGCCCTATTGTCCTCTGCGGCTGGTCCCTATCGAATCGAATGGCGCAGCATCAATCATCGGATTCTCGGGTCCAATGAAATTCCTGCGGCAGTTTATATCGATACATTGGAGGATGCCCTCGGGCTGATCGAAAAACGCCGGGCAGCGGAACGGTTTGTCGCGCTGGTCGACCTGACCGGAGAGCGACTGCCCGCGTTGATCCCTTGGATGACAAAACGGCCGCTCCGAACTTTGGAATTGGCGGAAGACTGGCCGCGACTTCTGGAAATTGTCGACTGGTTGCTCACGCACCCTCGTCCAAGGATATACCTGCGTCAGGTCGATCTTCCGGGCATTCATACCAAACTGATCGAAGGGCATCGCGGCGTTCTGACCGAACTGCTCGAACTCGTGCTACCGGAGGAAGCGATCGATACATCGCACACGGGTATTGGAGGGTTCTGCCGCCGTTACGGTTTTTTGGACAAACCTTCGCGGGTGCGTTTCCGCGTGCTGGACAGTAATTTTCGGCTGCTGCCGGTGAAAACCGATCAGGATATCACCCTGACGCAAGCCTCGTTCGCGTCTCTTGACGTGCCGTTATCGAAGATTTTTATCACCGAAAACGAAATCAATTTTCTGTCATTTCCCCCTGTTCCTAATGCGATGGTGCTCTTTGGAGCGGGATACGGATTTGACAATCTCGCGACAACCCCTTGGCTGAACTGTAAAGATATATACTATTGGGGGGATATCGATACGCATGGTTTTGCCATACTCAACCAATTACGAGGTTTATTTCCACACGCGGTGTCTTTTCTCATGGATCGGCAAACACTGTTGGCGCACAGGACTCTCTGGGGACTCGAAGCAAAACCTGAAACAGGGCCTCTTAAACGTTTGAATCCAGAGGAATGCGCCCTTTACGATCAGTTGCGTAAGAACCATTGGGGAGATCGAGTACGGTTGGAGCAAGAAAGAATTGGTTTTGATTTTCTGCGTGATGTTCTTCGATGTCATGCTGCTCTTTGA
- a CDS encoding ATP-binding protein codes for MAEQLFLELLSDDRLAGFRLKRLEVLNWGTFDGRIWTLRLNGKNGLLTGDIGSGKSTLVDAVTTLLVPSHRVAYNKAAGADSRERSLKSYVLGYYKSERQETLGNAKPVALRDVNSYSVILGVFHNSGYNKTVTLAQVFWMKEAGAQPARLYAACERDLSIATDFSRFGSEMVGLRKQLRGKSVELFDTFPPYGSWFRRRFGIDNEQALDLFHQTVSLKSIGNLTDFVRGHMLEPFDVQPRISALIGHFENLNRAHEAVLKAKRQVEMLEPLVADCDRHRELTQTADSLRACRDALRPWFATLKLDLLEKRLTALNEELTRHRVAIERLEEQRRAQQGQERELRRSMAENGGDRIEKIGLEIRQQKEELERRKQKAARYEKLIRDLGQHPASTGEEFLRQRSETANWRETAEEAEVRTQNDLNEAGVSFKQGKDEYDLLQTELIGLKARVSNIDEKQIAMRRSLCLALNIAEKEMPFAGELLQVRADQRDWEGAIERLLHGFGLSLLVPDQYYAKVAQWVDQTHLRGRLVYFRVREGGRGELPLLHPDSLARKLQVKPDTPFYDWIEREVAHRFDLACCQSQELFRRETRAITMAGQIKAPGERHEKDDRHRLDDRRRYVLGWSNAEKIAALDKDAKQREVQLAELAGRISKLQKNQSDLKERLSILSKLGEYMDFRDLDWKSVAVVIARLEGEKNELEAASDLLKTLAAQLAALEMGLKETEGQLRVRNDKYSKTEQKIIDANELQQQINTLLAETTEDILLRFALLEEMRTETLGSHVLTVESCDTREREMRDWLQSKIDAEDLKIKRLSEKIIKAMTEYKKEWTLETRDVDINIAAGPEFRSMLDGLLSDDLPRFEGRFKELLNVNTINEIANFNAQLNRERETIKERIEQINKSLTQIDYNLGRYIKLEAQPTLDADIREFQTELRACTEGALTGSEDAQYSEAKFLQVKRIIERFQGRDERSDLDRRWTSKVTDVRNWFVFAASERWREDDTEHEHYADSGGKSGGQKEKLAYTVLAASLAYQFGLEWGAVRSRSFRFVVIDEAFGRGSDESAQYGLQLFAQLNLQLLIVTPLQKIHIIEPFVAGVGFVHNEDGRNSVLRNLSIEEYRTEKQRIQG; via the coding sequence ATGGCTGAACAATTGTTTCTTGAATTGCTTTCCGATGATCGGCTGGCCGGATTTCGCCTGAAACGGCTCGAAGTCTTGAACTGGGGGACCTTCGACGGCCGAATCTGGACGCTGCGTCTGAACGGAAAAAACGGGCTGCTCACGGGTGATATCGGGTCCGGGAAATCAACCCTAGTCGACGCCGTCACCACCTTGCTGGTGCCGAGCCATCGCGTTGCCTACAACAAGGCGGCCGGGGCCGACAGCCGCGAACGTTCCCTCAAATCCTATGTGCTTGGCTATTACAAGTCGGAGCGGCAGGAAACCCTTGGCAATGCCAAGCCAGTCGCACTACGTGACGTGAACAGCTATTCGGTGATTCTCGGAGTTTTCCACAATTCCGGATATAACAAGACCGTGACCTTGGCGCAGGTCTTCTGGATGAAGGAAGCGGGCGCACAGCCGGCGCGACTGTATGCGGCCTGTGAACGCGACCTGTCCATTGCAACTGATTTTTCAAGATTCGGCAGCGAGATGGTCGGCCTTCGCAAGCAATTGCGCGGAAAAAGCGTCGAGTTGTTTGACACGTTTCCTCCCTACGGATCGTGGTTCCGTCGTCGTTTCGGCATCGACAACGAACAGGCGCTGGATCTTTTTCACCAAACCGTGTCCCTCAAATCAATCGGCAACCTGACGGACTTCGTACGTGGCCACATGCTCGAACCCTTCGATGTCCAGCCGCGCATCTCTGCTCTGATCGGACATTTCGAGAATCTCAACCGGGCTCACGAGGCGGTTCTGAAGGCCAAACGTCAGGTCGAAATGCTGGAACCTTTGGTAGCCGATTGCGATCGACATAGGGAGTTGACGCAAACGGCGGATAGTCTGCGGGCTTGTCGCGACGCCTTGCGCCCATGGTTCGCCACCCTGAAGCTTGATCTGCTGGAAAAACGTCTTACCGCGCTGAATGAGGAGTTGACCAGACACCGAGTCGCCATCGAACGATTGGAGGAGCAGCGGCGTGCCCAACAGGGGCAAGAGCGCGAGCTTCGCCGCTCAATGGCGGAAAACGGCGGAGACCGTATCGAAAAAATCGGCCTGGAAATTCGCCAGCAGAAGGAAGAGCTGGAGCGTCGCAAGCAAAAAGCCGCCCGCTATGAGAAGCTGATTCGCGACTTGGGGCAACATCCCGCCTCGACCGGAGAAGAATTTCTACGGCAGCGGTCTGAAACCGCCAATTGGCGCGAAACGGCAGAAGAAGCCGAAGTTCGTACACAGAACGATCTCAATGAGGCAGGCGTCTCCTTCAAACAGGGCAAGGATGAATACGATCTGCTTCAGACCGAACTCATCGGCCTCAAAGCTCGGGTCAGCAATATCGACGAAAAACAGATCGCTATGCGACGCTCACTCTGCCTGGCGTTGAACATAGCCGAGAAAGAAATGCCGTTTGCCGGCGAGTTGCTGCAGGTTCGCGCGGACCAGCGAGACTGGGAAGGAGCCATCGAACGGCTGCTCCACGGTTTTGGCCTGTCCCTGCTGGTTCCGGATCAGTATTACGCCAAGGTGGCCCAGTGGGTCGACCAAACCCACCTGCGAGGACGGCTGGTTTATTTTCGGGTGCGTGAGGGCGGGCGCGGCGAGTTGCCGTTGCTCCACCCTGATTCCCTGGCGCGCAAGCTGCAAGTCAAACCCGACACGCCCTTTTACGACTGGATCGAACGGGAAGTGGCACATCGCTTTGATCTGGCCTGCTGCCAGTCTCAGGAACTCTTTCGCCGCGAAACCCGGGCCATTACCATGGCAGGACAGATCAAGGCCCCTGGAGAACGGCATGAAAAGGATGACCGGCATCGACTCGATGATCGGCGACGCTATGTCCTCGGCTGGAGCAACGCCGAAAAAATCGCGGCATTGGACAAGGATGCCAAACAGCGGGAGGTACAGCTTGCTGAACTTGCCGGTCGCATCAGCAAGCTGCAAAAAAATCAGTCCGACTTAAAAGAGCGCCTTTCTATACTCTCGAAGCTGGGCGAATACATGGACTTTCGTGACCTCGACTGGAAATCTGTGGCAGTCGTCATTGCCAGGCTGGAGGGCGAAAAAAATGAGCTTGAAGCGGCCTCCGATCTACTCAAGACTCTTGCGGCTCAATTGGCAGCCCTTGAAATGGGGTTGAAGGAAACGGAAGGTCAGCTCAGGGTTCGTAACGACAAATACTCCAAGACCGAACAAAAAATCATCGACGCCAACGAGTTGCAGCAACAGATAAATACTCTGTTGGCTGAAACGACAGAAGATATTTTACTGCGATTCGCCCTGCTGGAAGAGATGCGCACGGAGACGCTTGGCAGCCATGTACTGACCGTTGAATCCTGCGACACCCGTGAACGGGAGATGCGCGATTGGCTGCAGTCGAAAATCGATGCCGAAGATTTGAAGATTAAGCGCCTGTCCGAAAAGATCATCAAAGCGATGACCGAATACAAAAAGGAGTGGACGCTGGAAACCCGGGATGTAGATATCAATATCGCAGCCGGGCCTGAATTCAGATCAATGCTTGACGGACTTCTGTCGGATGACCTCCCCCGTTTTGAAGGTCGTTTCAAAGAATTGCTGAATGTCAATACTATCAACGAAATTGCCAACTTTAACGCTCAATTGAATCGCGAGCGGGAAACCATCAAAGAACGCATTGAGCAGATCAACAAATCACTCACCCAGATTGATTACAACCTAGGCCGCTACATCAAGCTTGAAGCGCAGCCGACCCTCGATGCCGACATTCGCGAGTTCCAAACGGAGCTGCGAGCCTGCACCGAAGGTGCCCTCACCGGTTCGGAGGATGCGCAGTATTCGGAAGCGAAATTCCTGCAGGTGAAGCGAATCATCGAGCGCTTCCAAGGCCGGGACGAGCGCTCGGATCTGGATCGGCGCTGGACGTCCAAGGTGACCGATGTGCGAAACTGGTTCGTGTTTGCCGCCAGCGAGCGATGGCGCGAAGACGACACCGAGCATGAACACTACGCGGATTCCGGTGGAAAATCGGGCGGCCAGAAGGAAAAGCTCGCCTACACCGTGCTCGCCGCCAGTCTGGCATATCAATTCGGCCTGGAGTGGGGCGCGGTGCGCTCGCGCTCTTTTCGCTTCGTGGTTATTGACGAAGCCTTCGGGCGCGGTTCCGATGAATCGGCCCAATACGGCCTGCAGTTATTCGCGCAACTCAATCTCCAGCTGCTGATCGTCACACCGCTGCAGAAAATCCATATCATTGAGCCATTTGTTGCCGGTGTCGGGTTTGTCCATAACGAGGATGGACGTAATTCCGTCCTGCGCAACCTGAGCATCGAGGAATATCGCACTGAGAAGCAAAGGATTCAAGGATGA
- a CDS encoding cation-translocating P-type ATPase, with translation MNENKDMPTNWHQLGRAEVIQELQSSDLGLAGDEARQRYDQYGPNELIEKGRKKPWQILLAQVKEVMILILLAAVVISVALHEYIDAVVIFVIVVLNTLLGFWQEFKAENAMAALKKMTVPNVRVRRDGAEQQISAKGLVPGDILLIEAGNIVPADARLIVAANLKVQEAALTGESESVDKDTGELPDGELALADRKNMIYRGTVVTYGRGEAVTTTTGMQTELGKIATMLQDVEDEQTPLQERLAKLGRSLAMAAGVLIVIVAGMSYLQGAGVKEMFMTAISMAVAAVPEGLPAVVTIALALGAQQMLKKNALIRQLPAVETLGGVTVICSDKTGTLTQNKMTVSDVVLPNRRYTLDEAAARHGDDADLDLLLLTGTLCNDAVIDENTPNGVLGDPTEGALVLAAHQAGLVQRDLQAMLPRVRELPFDSERKRMSTVHALPSSSQRATLHPVLAAGDQTHADHLVLAKGATDGLIEGCNRILSSGVAQPLSQKRKQEISAENTAMAKNGLRVLGLAYRLLDVDELDQPDRYEHDLVFLGMVCMLDPVRPEAIESVRLCKQAGIRPIMITGDHPLTAVAIAKNLGLTTLDTVLTGKDLDAMTVDALAARIKDVSVFARVSPKHKMIIIDALQAQHEIVSMTGDGVNDAPALKSADIGVAMGITGTDVSKESSDMILLDDNFATIVAAVKEGRRIYDNIRKFVRYILTGNAGEIVVMIAGPLMGMPLPLLPIQILWINLVTDGVPAVALGFEEAEHDVMNRPPYDPQEGIFARGLGWQILAMGLIIGLISVGTGYWFWNGGEGSTAWQTLVFTMLTFCQMAYALCVRKKTQSLFSRSWLGNPVLLMAIGVTLSLQLIIIYVPFFNTVFRTTPLRLEELGSCVVGALVIILISESKKLFLRRKRP, from the coding sequence ATGAATGAAAATAAAGATATGCCAACCAACTGGCACCAGCTTGGCCGGGCTGAGGTCATCCAGGAACTGCAATCGTCCGATTTGGGACTTGCCGGCGATGAAGCACGCCAGCGCTATGACCAATACGGTCCCAACGAATTGATCGAGAAGGGAAGGAAAAAGCCCTGGCAGATCCTGTTGGCCCAGGTGAAGGAAGTCATGATCCTGATTCTGCTGGCGGCCGTGGTCATTTCGGTGGCGCTGCATGAATATATCGATGCCGTCGTGATTTTCGTCATCGTGGTGCTCAATACGCTGCTGGGGTTTTGGCAGGAGTTCAAGGCCGAAAACGCCATGGCGGCCCTCAAGAAAATGACGGTGCCCAACGTGCGGGTGCGGCGCGACGGCGCAGAGCAGCAGATTTCGGCCAAGGGCCTGGTGCCCGGAGACATCCTGCTCATCGAAGCCGGAAACATCGTGCCAGCGGATGCCCGGCTGATCGTCGCCGCAAATCTCAAAGTCCAGGAAGCGGCCCTGACCGGTGAATCCGAATCTGTAGACAAAGATACCGGCGAACTGCCGGACGGCGAACTGGCCTTGGCCGACCGCAAGAACATGATCTACAGAGGCACGGTGGTGACCTACGGGCGCGGCGAAGCCGTGACCACCACCACCGGCATGCAGACCGAACTGGGTAAAATCGCCACCATGCTCCAGGACGTGGAAGATGAACAAACCCCGCTGCAGGAGCGGTTGGCGAAGCTCGGCCGATCCTTGGCCATGGCCGCCGGGGTGCTGATCGTCATCGTTGCTGGCATGAGCTATCTGCAGGGCGCGGGCGTGAAGGAAATGTTCATGACAGCCATCAGCATGGCGGTGGCCGCCGTCCCCGAAGGCCTGCCGGCTGTCGTGACCATCGCCCTGGCCCTGGGCGCGCAGCAGATGCTCAAAAAAAATGCGCTCATCCGGCAACTCCCGGCCGTGGAAACCCTGGGCGGAGTGACCGTGATATGTTCCGACAAAACCGGCACGCTGACGCAGAATAAAATGACCGTATCGGACGTGGTGCTGCCGAATCGCCGTTATACCCTGGATGAAGCGGCGGCCCGACACGGCGATGACGCCGACCTCGATCTGCTCTTGCTGACCGGAACGCTGTGCAACGATGCCGTCATCGACGAAAATACGCCGAACGGCGTTCTCGGCGACCCCACCGAAGGCGCGTTGGTGCTTGCGGCCCATCAGGCGGGACTGGTCCAGCGCGATCTGCAGGCCATGTTGCCGCGCGTGCGCGAACTGCCCTTTGATTCCGAACGTAAACGCATGTCCACCGTCCACGCCCTGCCGTCGTCTTCCCAAAGGGCAACGTTGCACCCTGTTCTTGCCGCCGGAGACCAGACGCACGCCGATCATCTGGTGCTGGCCAAGGGTGCCACCGATGGCTTGATCGAGGGGTGCAACCGGATTCTTAGTAGCGGCGTCGCTCAGCCCCTCAGCCAAAAGCGAAAACAGGAAATTTCAGCCGAAAACACCGCCATGGCGAAAAACGGCCTCCGGGTGCTTGGTTTGGCCTATCGGCTGCTGGATGTCGACGAGTTGGATCAACCGGACCGCTATGAGCACGATCTGGTTTTTCTGGGCATGGTCTGCATGCTCGATCCGGTGCGTCCGGAAGCGATTGAGTCCGTCAGGCTGTGCAAGCAGGCCGGGATTCGTCCGATCATGATCACCGGCGACCATCCCCTGACGGCTGTCGCCATCGCCAAGAATTTGGGGCTGACCACCCTTGATACGGTTCTGACCGGGAAGGATCTGGACGCGATGACCGTCGATGCGCTCGCGGCCCGAATCAAGGATGTTTCCGTGTTTGCGCGCGTCTCTCCAAAGCATAAGATGATCATCATCGACGCGCTGCAAGCACAGCACGAGATCGTCTCCATGACCGGCGACGGCGTCAACGACGCGCCGGCGCTGAAATCTGCCGACATCGGCGTGGCCATGGGGATTACGGGGACCGACGTCAGCAAGGAGTCCTCCGATATGATCCTGCTGGACGACAATTTCGCCACCATCGTCGCCGCCGTCAAAGAAGGTCGCCGCATTTACGACAATATCCGTAAATTCGTCAGATACATCCTCACCGGCAACGCAGGTGAAATCGTTGTCATGATTGCCGGCCCGCTCATGGGCATGCCGCTGCCCTTGCTGCCGATTCAGATTTTATGGATCAATCTGGTGACCGACGGCGTACCGGCCGTGGCCTTGGGGTTCGAAGAAGCCGAGCACGATGTGATGAACCGGCCGCCCTACGATCCGCAGGAAGGCATTTTCGCGCGCGGGCTGGGCTGGCAGATCCTCGCCATGGGCCTGATCATTGGCCTGATCTCGGTGGGGACAGGGTACTGGTTCTGGAACGGCGGAGAAGGCTCAACGGCCTGGCAGACCCTGGTCTTCACCATGCTGACGTTCTGCCAGATGGCCTATGCGCTGTGCGTGCGCAAAAAAACGCAATCGCTGTTTTCGCGATCCTGGCTCGGCAATCCGGTGCTGCTCATGGCCATTGGCGTCACCTTGAGCCTGCAGTTGATCATTATTTATGTCCCGTTTTTCAACACCGTGTTTCGCACCACGCCGCTGCGGCTGGAGGAACTGGGTTCTTGCGTCGTTGGCGCCCTGGTGATTATTCTAATTTCGGAATCAAAAAAACTGTTCCTGCGCCGCAAGCGGCCTTGA